GCCCAGCCCATCTTCAGGCCGGAGACGGTCACGCGCTCGGCGATCTCCGGCCGGCCAGCCCCCATGTAGCGCCCGACCAGGCTGACGACGCCGATCTGGATGCCGAGCAGCGGCACGAAGGAGACCATGTCCCAGTTGAAGACGATGGTGACCGCCGTCGCCGTGGCCAGGCCATGGGCATGGAAGACGAGAATCATGGCGGTGAAGGCGAGCAGGTTGAGGAAGAGCTCCACCCCCGCCGGATAACCGAAGCGCAGCAGCTTGCGCATCACCTTGCCGTCCAGGCGCGGGAAAACCACCCCGAACTCGCGGCGGTTGCTCTCGGTCAGGTAGGCCGCCAGCAGGACGAGGAGTCCGCACAGGCTCGCGAGAATAGTGCCGTAGGCCGCCCCGCGAATCCCCAGGGCGGGGAGGCCGAGGTGGCCGAAGATCAGCACGTAGTTGGCGCCGACATTGACCAGCATCGTCGTCAGCGCCGAGAGCATGACCACCCGGGTCCGTCCGACCCCGGAAAAAAAGCTGGCGAAACAGCTGCGCAGCAGCGCGAGGATGCTGCCGCCGAGGAGGATATCGAAATAGAGCTTCTGCGGCCCGAGCTGCTCGGCGGGAATATCCGTGAAGGCGAAGAGCCCATGGGCCAGAGGCCGGGCGGCGAGGATCAGCGGATAGGCGAGCAGCGCGATGATGACCGCCTGGGAGAGAACCGTGGCGCAGCGGCTCTTTTGCCCGGCGCCGAGATACTGTGCCGCCAGGGCGGTGGTGTAACCGATCACGCCGAGAAAAAAGGTCGTCATCATGAAGGCGGTCAGCCCCCCGCCCATGGCGGCGCTCATCGGCACCGGCCCGAGGCGGGAGAGAAAGAGCCGGTCGGTGAAGACCAGCACCGTCTCGCTGGCATGAGAAACGACCATCGGCAGAGAGATGGCCAGCATCTCCCGCAGACCGCCCTGTGCCGGCGGGCTCGTATCGGATCGGGCCGTGGTGTTCATGTCCATCTTTCAGAAGCAACAAAAAAACGCTGGGGCCGCATCGGGCTCCAGCATCCCCATTAGAACGCCATCCACTGGTCAAAGTCAATCCGGTGTGCCTGCATATATCGGCCCACCCTCCCCCTGCGCTGCACGGTTATCGTCTTCCGTAGCCCCATGACCCCCGAAGGAGGTTATAATTGGGCAGCCATACTCTTTCAAGGGGTCACCCATGTTCTCTCCCGACTACGACATCCTTATCGTCGGCACCGGCCCGGCCGGCCTCGGTGCGGCCTTTCATCTCACCGAGTTCGCCCCTTCCCTTTCCATCCTCATGGTCGACCGGGAAAAGATCTGCTCCGGCGGCCTGCTGAACGACTGCAAGCAGAACTACTCCTGGCCCATCGGCTTTGCCGCCGAGAACTGGACCCGGGAAGAGGCCGAGCGGCTCCTCCCCCTGGTGGAGAAGTGTCTGCAGCCGGCCGTCAAGGAGAAACAGAACCTGGAGGTCTACCAGCGCCGGGCAGAGCGCATCGGCGTCGCGCTGCTCGACGTTCGCCAGGCCCATGTCGGCACCGACCGGAGCCGGGCATTGATCCGCCGCCTGCTGG
This genomic interval from Desulfuromonadales bacterium contains the following:
- a CDS encoding MATE family efflux transporter: MNTTARSDTSPPAQGGLREMLAISLPMVVSHASETVLVFTDRLFLSRLGPVPMSAAMGGGLTAFMMTTFFLGVIGYTTALAAQYLGAGQKSRCATVLSQAVIIALLAYPLILAARPLAHGLFAFTDIPAEQLGPQKLYFDILLGGSILALLRSCFASFFSGVGRTRVVMLSALTTMLVNVGANYVLIFGHLGLPALGIRGAAYGTILASLCGLLVLLAAYLTESNRREFGVVFPRLDGKVMRKLLRFGYPAGVELFLNLLAFTAMILVFHAHGLATATAVTIVFNWDMVSFVPLLGIQIGVVSLVGRYMGAGRPEIAERVTVSGLKMGWAYSAVILVLFVGFPEQLVAVFQPEGADPLFAEAAPLAAGMLRLAGLYVMADAVMVVFSGALRGAGDTFWTMCISVGLHWLLLPLLFISLNILHLPPQTAWLALVVFFLSFSGVFYLRYRNGKWKTLAVLH